The nucleotide window AGTACATTAATTCTATTGAACCGCCGTATACCGAACGGTACGTACGGTGGTGTGAGAGGACGCTGAATTAATTAATTATTCAGCTCCTACTCGATTGCTTAAAATTACAAATAAGGAATCAACTATATCGTTTATGGTAATACTAGAGAGGTTTAAAAGGAGGTTTGTAAATTGAAAGTAGGAATACCAAGGTCACTTTTTTATTACTACTATTACCCTTTATGGGCGGCTTTTATCAATGAACTAGGAGGTGAAATAATTTTATCGCCACCGACTTCTAAAAAAATCCTTAATAAAGGCTTAAGTATTGCTGTAGATGAAATTTGCTTGCCAATAAAAGTATTTTATGGGCATGTAGATTATTTAATTGATAAAGTTGATTTGTTATTTATTCCACGTATTGTAAGTGTTGCCCCAAAAGAATTTATTTGTCCTAAGTTTATGGGTTTGCCCGATATGGTTAGACAAAATTTTAAGGTTTTACCTAAGGTGATTGATTTAACAGTGGACTTAAGTAAAAACCCTCTTCTTTTGGCACCTATAGTACAAAAAGTTGGTTCCTATTTCACATTAAGTTTAGAAAAAATCAACAAAGCTTGGGCTTATGCTTTACAACAGCAGCGTTATTTTAAAAAATTAAGCAAAGAATTTGTGCAGCCAGAGGAAGCCTTCAAACAACTAAACGCACAAGATACTATAAGTAAAAAATCAAAAAATAATAAACTTACTTTGGGATTCTTGGGACATGGCTATACAATTTACGATCCTTTTTTAAGTATGGAGCTGATTG belongs to Bacillota bacterium LX-D and includes:
- a CDS encoding acyl-CoA dehydratase activase-related protein, translating into MKVGIPRSLFYYYYYPLWAAFINELGGEIILSPPTSKKILNKGLSIAVDEICLPIKVFYGHVDYLIDKVDLLFIPRIVSVAPKEFICPKFMGLPDMVRQNFKVLPKVIDLTVDLSKNPLLLAPIVQKVGSYFTLSLEKINKAWAYALQQQRYFKKLSKEFVQPEEAFKQLNAQDTISKKSKNNKLTLGFLGHGYTIYDPFLSMELIDRLEKMNIKILTAESIDDSIINAYAANLPKKMYWTVAKKILGSTFYWLENKAIHGLVYLSVFGCGPDSLVVNMVQRYCHQQGLPFLNLTIDEHTGEAGTFTRIEAFLDMLEGGFQLEGNISAYGQSISGS